One Planctomycetia bacterium DNA window includes the following coding sequences:
- a CDS encoding cryptochrome/photolyase family protein, with product MTQAALIYPHQLFADHPALVNASQVVLVEEPLLFSQYRFHRQKLIFHRVTMKQFAAGLQQRKLKVHYIEASKLTDTAAIASVLKELGIRSVQYVDPCDDWIATRLATALERQGIAAVVLDDPHFLTPVSVVRDFTVGKDRLFFNSFYIAQRKRLGLLLDDDGKPVGGQWSFDPDNRKKLPKGVRIPTTPHTKAGAAVRAAMQYVRANFPTAIGADAELGYPIDHAGAAVWLDEFVQERLASFGDYEDAISAEHGVLFHSVLTPMLNVGLLSPRQVVDAALARSKRVPLNSLEGFVRQIIGWREFVRLVYLTHGREQRTRNFWGFSRGIPAAFYDATTGIEPVDTVIRRVLRSGYCHHIERLMILGNFLLLCDIAPDEIYQWFMEMFIDAYDWVMVPNVYGMSQYADGGLMTTKPYISGSGYVLKMSDFKKGPWCAIWDALYWRFIDRHSKFFAANPRMSVMVKMKEKLGARMAEHHRLADAFLGQLHQ from the coding sequence ATGACGCAGGCCGCGCTGATCTATCCACATCAACTGTTCGCAGACCACCCGGCGCTTGTGAACGCCTCGCAAGTCGTGCTGGTCGAGGAACCGTTGCTGTTCAGTCAGTACCGTTTCCACCGCCAGAAGCTGATCTTCCACCGCGTTACGATGAAGCAGTTCGCGGCGGGGCTGCAGCAACGGAAACTAAAGGTTCACTACATCGAAGCGAGCAAATTGACGGACACCGCTGCCATTGCGTCCGTGCTGAAGGAACTTGGCATTCGCTCCGTGCAGTATGTTGATCCGTGCGACGACTGGATAGCGACCCGCCTGGCAACGGCGCTCGAGCGGCAGGGGATCGCCGCGGTGGTGCTCGATGACCCGCACTTTCTCACGCCTGTCTCGGTCGTGCGCGACTTCACGGTGGGCAAGGATCGACTTTTTTTCAACAGTTTCTATATCGCTCAGCGGAAGCGGCTGGGTCTACTGCTGGATGACGATGGCAAGCCAGTCGGCGGTCAATGGAGCTTCGACCCGGACAATCGCAAGAAGTTGCCGAAGGGCGTCCGCATCCCAACGACGCCTCACACGAAAGCTGGAGCAGCCGTCAGGGCTGCGATGCAGTATGTACGTGCGAATTTTCCCACTGCGATCGGGGCCGACGCGGAACTTGGTTACCCAATCGACCATGCCGGGGCCGCGGTCTGGCTCGACGAATTCGTTCAGGAGCGACTGGCGTCGTTTGGCGACTACGAGGATGCCATCAGCGCGGAACATGGCGTTCTGTTTCATTCCGTGTTGACGCCGATGCTCAACGTCGGCCTGCTTTCACCGCGCCAGGTTGTCGACGCTGCGCTCGCGCGTAGTAAACGCGTTCCGCTCAACTCTTTGGAAGGCTTCGTCCGCCAGATCATCGGCTGGCGAGAATTTGTTCGCCTCGTGTACCTGACTCATGGACGCGAGCAACGCACCCGTAACTTCTGGGGATTCTCCCGCGGCATCCCCGCCGCCTTCTATGACGCCACGACCGGCATCGAACCCGTGGACACGGTGATCCGCCGGGTGCTGCGCAGCGGCTATTGCCACCATATCGAGCGGTTGATGATCTTGGGCAACTTTCTGCTGCTCTGCGACATCGCCCCCGATGAGATCTACCAGTGGTTTATGGAAATGTTCATCGATGCTTACGACTGGGTGATGGTGCCCAATGTTTACGGCATGAGCCAGTACGCGGACGGAGGACTGATGACGACAAAACCTTACATCAGTGGGTCAGGGTACGTCTTGAAGATGAGCGACTTCAAGAAAGGCCCGTGGTGCGCCATTTGGGATGCGCTTTACTGGAGGTTTATCGACCGGCATAGCAAGTTCTTTGCGGCCAATCCGCGGATGTCGGTGATGGTGAAAATGAAAGAAAAGCTCGGCGCACGGATGGCCGAGCACCACCGGTTGGCAGACGCTTTTCTAGGGCAATTGCATCAGTAG